In Saccharomycodes ludwigii strain NBRC 1722 chromosome III, whole genome shotgun sequence, one DNA window encodes the following:
- the SPC98 gene encoding Spc98p (similar to Saccharomyces cerevisiae YNL126W | SPC98 | Spindle Pole Component), whose protein sequence is MTWHDDLFNVISQCAPKNVSSQQKKHLYSDILDLLESIVIDQKRLFQDSVLRRLITQYEGITSPIDDRGSSLETLEKWNKLYNIIKTLAMCTDKNSMIQQLKMLNTVLSPIRSDNGSFIIPNNNIIESPYSNRRNSTIDLDSPSPIEKHANKNYSNRDSFESFENLEDRLSEIRSRSSRYTHISKTNGLVPSALEDYTETLRAFSDKYYPDLLSENELLKHMSYTLLGITTALFPIKNDTTIQIQIPTNVSNGDSAILHNIFEASILYQYLNNFLQKIQNFNHNSVAYNITPLKISLLSKLQSNLQTYMEFVNHDVVLARSLKEVYLLIYDKILELRFYKYVIDLVPTKHGDELLSFLKKLQNHGDKELEYWSNDLATAMQGLYETYLINWLTKGELDASFSSSLDFFIYYDNSAKKEEKTTLNSSLLMNTRHGGFIDLDRYKLNKNKIPFYLFSFSKSLSEKLGYKVYEIGKSLLYLLYYCEEFSWVNEFTRTFEQHFSKINIFVKQEEFISIIEKQYYSVIDYIHKVLEDKYYFMEVIKMLKDLLLMGNGNFISIVLRESQSFLNAEAQFLQSSALTNSLRISIQSSSLRHLLNKYDNNEIVNCVDARILESGHGSIGWDVFTLDFIIFKPLEIVIGADKKKNYLKIFNFLWKLKRVEFESLKWWETNNSIVRDFTKLRQAESNNNKPLIKDILSKFSKINCCRHIIFTFIEKVQSYLFLFFIEVEYSKFMNEYRLSINTKNRVGMNSNDTSFSEINNTDNILLPSGIGVPLNGLGDSLNMEELKELHENFIKSLVDHILLTNSNNNYVGKISGQFYSTSLTSMIKSILQFTKTYNILNETMYEIYLKFNLSSIDGLNSILSKFNNSLLQIAKDFKVFEEQKNVLLRDLRLDTNLPQTALELSNFLR, encoded by the coding sequence ATGACTTGGCATGATGATCTATTCAATGTGATATCTCAATGTGCGCCAAAAAATGTTTCTtcacaacaaaaaaaacacctATATTCAGATATACTTGATTTATTAGAGAGCATAGTTATTGATCAAAAAAGGCTTTTTCAAGATTCTGTTTTGCGCAGATTGATTACCCAATATGAGGGGATAACTAGTCCAATTGATGACCGAGGTTCAAGTCTAGAGACTTTGGAAAAATGGAATAAACTTtacaatataataaaaacattagCAATGTGCACAGataaaaattcaatgattcaacaattaaaaatgttaaataCAGTACTTTCTCCAATAAGATCCGATAACGGTTCTTTTATAATACCAAATAACAACATTATTGAAAGTCCTTATTCCAATAGAAGAAATTCTACCATAGATTTAGATTCGCCGTCTCCCATTGAAAAACATGcgaataaaaattatagtaACCGTGATTCATTTGAGTCATTTGAAAACTTGGAGGATAGACTAAGCGAAATAAGGAGCCGATCTTCTAGATACACACATATCAGCAAAACAAACGGGTTAGTGCCCTCAGCACTTGAGGATTATACGGAAACTCTGAGGGCGTTTAGTGATAAATACTATCCTGATTTACTTTCTGAAAATGAGCTTCTAAAACACATGTCTTACACTTTATTAGGAATAACAACAGCACTTTTCCCCATCAAAAATGACACAACGatacaaatacaaatacCAACTAATGTTAGTAATGGGGACAGCGCAATATTAcacaatatttttgaagCTTCTATTCTTTACCAGTATTTGAACAATTTTTTACagaaaattcaaaatttcaATCACAATTCTGTTGCATATAATATAACGCCattgaaaatatcattACTTTCGAAACTTCAATCAAATTTGCAAACGTATATGGAATTTGTAAACCATGATGTTGTGTTAGCTAGATCGTTGAAGGAGgtgtatttattaatttatgaCAAAATTCTAGAACTTagattttataaatatgttATTGATCTAGTGCCAACAAAGCATGGTGATGAATTGTTGTCATTTCTAAAGAAGTTACAGAACCATGGGGATAAGGAATTAGAATATTGGTCTAATGATTTGGCAACAGCAATGCAAGGTCTTTATGAAacatatttaattaattggTTGACCAAGGGGGAATTGGATGCTTCCTTTTCCAGTAGtcttgatttttttatatattacgACAATTCTGctaagaaagaagaaaaaacaactttAAATTCATCCTTACTTATGAATACACGTCATGGAGGTTTCATTGATTTGGATAGGTACAAACTGaacaaaaataagataccattttatttattttccttttctaaGAGTCTAAGTGAAAAGTTGGGTTACAAAGTGTACgaaattggaaaaagttTATTGTACTTATTATATTACTGTGAAGAATTTTCCTGGGTTAATGAATTTACCAGAACTTTTGAGCAgcatttttccaaaatcaatatttttgtaaaacaAGAAGAGTTTATATCCATTATCGAGAAACAATACTATAGTGTTATTGATTATATTCACAAAGTCTTAGAAGATAAATACTATTTTATGGAGGTCATTAAAATGCTAAAAGATTTGTTACTTATGGGCAACGGGAATTTTATCAGCATTGTTTTAAGAGAATCGCagtcttttttaaatgctGAAGCACAATTTTTACAAAGCTCTGCTTTAACTAATTCGTTAAGGATTTCCATACAGTCAAGCTCGCTACGTCATTTGTTGAACaaatatgataataatgaaatagTAAATTGTGTTGATGCTCGTATCTTAGAATCAGGACATGGGTCAATTGGTTGGGATGTGTTTACTTTGGACTTCATAATATTCAAACCATTAGAGATTGTGATTGGTGCtgataaaaagaaaaactatCTAAagatatttaattttttgtggAAATTGAAAAGGGTTGAGTTTGAATCTCTTAAATGGTGGGAAACGAATAATTCTATAGTACGGGATTTTACTAAGCTACGCCAGGCggaaagtaataataataaaccatTAATTAAAGATATATTGTCGAAATTTTCAAAGATAAATTGTTGTCGTCATATTATCTTCACATTTATCGAAAAAGTACAgagttatttatttttattttttattgaagtGGAATATTCTAAATTTATGAATGAGTACAGGTTATCTATCAACACTAAGAATAGAGTGGGTATGAATAGTAACGACACTAGTTTCTCTGAGATAAACAACACAGATAACATTTTATTGCCTTCTGGGATAGGTGTGCCTTTAAATGGGTTGGGCGACAGTTTGAATATGGAGGAGCTTAAGGAATTACATGAAAACTTTATAAAAAGTTTAGTGGAtcatatattattaaccaactctaataataattatgtaGGAAAAATTTCTGGGCAATTTTACTCTACTTCATTAACTTCAATGATAAAAAGCATTTTACAATTTACCAAAACTTATAATATCTTAAATGAGACTATGTatgaaatttatttaaagtttAATTTATCCTCGATTGATGGTTTGAATTCTATTTTATCTAAATTCAACAACTCATTGTTACAAATAGCTAAGgattttaaagtttttgaggagcaaaaaaatgttttgcTAAGAGACTTAAGGTTGGATACGAACTTGCCTCAAACAGCTTTAGAATTAAGTAATTTTCTAAGGTAG